A portion of the Micromonospora tarapacensis genome contains these proteins:
- a CDS encoding AraC family transcriptional regulator — MKTKVPTAHRFDSRDPDTIHDFLANAYGTELTIRAATGVRYRLRHHRVDAGPFWLDTLDQSSWLEIDIGPPAALVICQVVSGRVDRSCAGVDGRFGPGDVFLASAPGLPYSVRWSPGRLTMTLLGLSVLARVTGGASADQAEIVRFTGLTPISPALTRLWRHTTSYLNHLVLDNPHAYRQPLVIANAARMLAASALAVFPNTTTGWPNATDSSAATTAVLRRATAFIDEHADRDIGAADIAAAAQVSLRALQLAFRRHLDTTPMAHLRRVRLDRAHRDLLVADPRLDTVSAIASRWGFLSHSRFTARYHATYGMPPSRTLHA, encoded by the coding sequence TTGAAGACGAAGGTTCCGACCGCCCACCGGTTCGACAGCCGCGACCCGGACACCATCCACGACTTCCTGGCGAACGCCTACGGGACCGAGCTGACGATCCGGGCGGCGACCGGCGTCCGCTACCGGCTCCGTCATCACCGGGTGGACGCGGGCCCGTTCTGGTTGGACACGTTGGACCAGTCCAGCTGGCTGGAAATCGATATCGGACCGCCCGCCGCCCTGGTGATCTGCCAGGTCGTCAGTGGCCGCGTCGACCGCTCCTGCGCCGGGGTGGACGGCCGGTTCGGGCCGGGCGACGTCTTCCTGGCCAGCGCTCCCGGGCTGCCCTACTCGGTGCGCTGGTCGCCCGGCCGGCTCACGATGACCCTGCTCGGCCTCTCCGTGCTGGCCAGGGTGACCGGCGGCGCGTCGGCCGATCAGGCGGAAATCGTCCGGTTCACCGGGCTGACCCCCATCTCGCCCGCCCTCACCCGACTGTGGCGGCACACCACCAGCTACCTCAACCACCTCGTGCTGGACAACCCGCACGCGTACCGCCAACCATTGGTGATCGCCAATGCCGCCCGGATGCTGGCCGCCTCGGCACTCGCCGTCTTCCCGAACACCACCACGGGCTGGCCGAACGCGACGGACTCGAGCGCCGCGACCACCGCGGTGTTGCGCCGGGCGACGGCGTTCATCGACGAGCACGCCGACCGCGACATCGGGGCGGCCGACATCGCCGCCGCGGCCCAGGTCTCGCTGCGGGCCCTACAACTGGCGTTCCGTCGCCACCTCGACACCACCCCGATGGCGCACCTGCGTCGGGTCCGGCTCGACCGCGCCCACCGCGACCTGCTGGTGGCCGACCCACGACTGGACACGGTGTCGGCGATCGCCTCACGCTGGGGGTTTCTCAGCCACAGCCGGTTCACCGCCCGCTACCACGCCACCTACGGGATGCCGCCGAGCCGGACGCTGCACGCCTGA
- a CDS encoding FUSC family protein has product MAAADERDKDGVRGAAGRVESGVAGTVAAFSRRVGWQERRRTLELYAILAVQAGVAAALAWTVAHEVLNHPSPVFAPTAAVGTIAAAIGRRTRRTIELLLGVLAGLLVGDALVAVIGTGPWQIAAVVTLAILLALTMSRGGAVVSQAGGTAVLIVTLAPVQRGQELPRIIDAVIGGIAAVVVVAVLPVNPVRIIQRAARPLFASLIEHLHNAADGMSTGDGEMVAEARDGLNDLTPQLGLLNDAVSGAQEAVAVSPARWHRRAAFEHYRRGTRYLDLAIRGGQQMLRRAATAVHDGEPVPPGLAAAVHYFGDALALLQVEAESGHRTQRAEQLILKAVDRAAEAYDEGVGFSGSVVVAQVRTVATDLLRSLGCHDDEAVSVIRERFGRARGDSGEHSAEPDRS; this is encoded by the coding sequence GTGGCGGCGGCGGACGAGCGGGACAAGGATGGGGTTCGTGGTGCCGCCGGCCGGGTGGAGTCCGGGGTCGCGGGCACGGTCGCCGCGTTCAGCCGGCGGGTCGGTTGGCAGGAGCGACGCCGCACCCTGGAGCTGTACGCCATCCTCGCCGTGCAGGCCGGGGTGGCTGCCGCGCTCGCCTGGACGGTGGCGCACGAGGTGCTGAACCACCCGTCGCCGGTCTTCGCCCCCACCGCCGCCGTCGGCACCATCGCCGCCGCGATCGGCCGCCGCACCCGTCGCACCATCGAGCTGCTGCTCGGCGTGCTGGCCGGCCTGCTGGTCGGTGACGCCCTGGTCGCGGTCATCGGCACCGGTCCCTGGCAGATCGCCGCCGTGGTCACCCTGGCCATCCTGCTCGCGCTGACCATGAGTAGGGGCGGAGCGGTCGTCAGCCAGGCTGGCGGTACGGCGGTGCTGATCGTCACGCTCGCGCCGGTGCAGCGCGGGCAGGAGCTGCCCCGGATCATCGACGCGGTCATCGGCGGGATCGCCGCCGTGGTGGTGGTGGCCGTGCTTCCGGTCAACCCGGTGCGGATCATCCAGCGGGCCGCCCGGCCGCTCTTCGCGTCCCTGATCGAGCACCTGCACAACGCCGCGGACGGGATGTCCACCGGTGACGGCGAGATGGTGGCCGAGGCCCGGGACGGATTGAACGACCTGACTCCCCAACTCGGGCTGCTCAATGACGCGGTCTCCGGGGCGCAGGAGGCGGTGGCCGTCTCGCCGGCCCGCTGGCACCGCCGGGCCGCCTTCGAGCACTACCGGCGCGGCACGCGCTATCTCGACCTGGCCATCCGGGGCGGCCAGCAGATGCTGCGCCGGGCGGCCACCGCCGTGCACGACGGCGAACCAGTGCCACCCGGCCTGGCGGCCGCGGTGCACTACTTCGGCGACGCTCTCGCGCTGCTCCAGGTCGAGGCCGAGAGCGGGCACCGCACCCAGCGAGCCGAGCAGCTGATCCTGAAGGCGGTGGACCGGGCCGCCGAGGCGTACGACGAGGGGGTCGGCTTCTCCGGCAGCGTGGTGGTGGCCCAGGTCCGTACCGTCGCCACCGACCTGCTGCGCAGCCTCGGCTGCCACGACGACGAGGCGGTGAGCGTGATCCGGGAGCGCTTCGGGCGAGCGCGTGGCGACAGTGGGGAACACTCCGCCGAGCCGGACCGCTCCTGA